In a single window of the Natronorubrum halophilum genome:
- a CDS encoding thiolase family protein, which produces MNNAVIVDAVRTPFGKRDGSFRDTHPQDLAAKPLEALRTRTDFEPETIEDVIYGCVTPIDEQGLNIGRLAPMIAGWGDTVPGVQLNRMCGSGQQAVNFAAANVMAGQHDVLIAGGVEHMTRVPMGSDGADGVDGKSAVTDTYFEHFDELTHQGEGAERIAENYDFTREELDELAVDSQRRWGDAWDEDRYDDQIVPVETEFDGERVRVEQDEHPRPATDLETLSNLPLSFRQEGEGVHHPGNSSGIVDGSSALLIASEAAAEEHGWEPMARIVQTEVVGVDPVTMLTGPIPATEGVLEKAGIDIEEIDLFEVNEAFASVVGAWLEETGVSWEAVNVNGGAIAHGHPLGATGAALLTKLAHELERSGQDRGLSTMCVGFGQGVATIIERV; this is translated from the coding sequence ATGAACAACGCAGTCATCGTCGATGCGGTCCGGACGCCCTTCGGCAAGCGGGACGGCTCGTTCCGCGACACGCACCCGCAGGATCTGGCGGCGAAACCGCTCGAGGCGCTCCGAACGCGCACCGATTTCGAGCCCGAGACGATCGAGGACGTTATCTACGGCTGCGTGACGCCGATCGACGAGCAGGGGCTCAACATCGGCCGACTCGCACCGATGATCGCGGGCTGGGGCGATACCGTTCCCGGCGTCCAGCTCAACCGGATGTGTGGCTCCGGCCAGCAGGCGGTCAACTTCGCGGCGGCGAACGTGATGGCGGGTCAACACGACGTGCTGATCGCGGGCGGGGTCGAACACATGACCCGCGTCCCGATGGGCTCCGACGGGGCCGACGGCGTGGACGGTAAGAGCGCCGTTACGGACACCTACTTCGAGCACTTCGACGAGTTGACCCACCAGGGAGAGGGGGCCGAACGCATCGCCGAGAACTACGACTTCACGCGCGAGGAACTCGACGAACTCGCCGTCGACTCCCAGCGCCGATGGGGCGACGCCTGGGATGAGGATCGGTACGACGACCAGATCGTTCCCGTCGAAACCGAATTCGACGGGGAGCGGGTGCGCGTCGAGCAGGACGAACACCCGCGGCCGGCTACCGACCTCGAGACGCTGTCGAACCTTCCGCTGTCCTTCCGCCAGGAAGGCGAGGGCGTCCACCATCCCGGCAACTCCTCGGGGATCGTCGACGGCTCGTCGGCGCTGCTGATCGCGAGCGAGGCGGCCGCCGAGGAACACGGCTGGGAGCCCATGGCCCGAATCGTTCAAACGGAAGTCGTCGGCGTCGACCCCGTCACGATGCTCACGGGACCGATTCCGGCGACCGAGGGGGTCCTCGAGAAGGCCGGCATAGATATCGAGGAGATCGATCTGTTCGAGGTCAACGAGGCGTTCGCCTCGGTCGTGGGCGCGTGGCTCGAGGAGACCGGCGTCTCCTGGGAGGCCGTCAACGTCAACGGCGGCGCGATCGCCCACGGCCATCCGCTGGGCGCAACCGGCGCGGCGCTGCTAACGAAGTTGGCTCACGAACTCGAGCGGAGCGGGCAGGACCGGGGGCTCTCGACGATGTGCGTCGGCTTCGGGCAGGGCGTCGCGACGATCATCGAACGAGTGTAG
- a CDS encoding enoyl-CoA hydratase/isomerase family protein → MDEDFDTVMVEFDDETGVGTVTMNRPDALNALNGQLRDDIVAGLRRLEAENEAAEGVALRAVVLEGAGEKAFCAGADVGGFSSDSAGASSEPSHYEFIREFPVPVIAKIDGYCLGGGLETALACDFRLASEGSAVGFPEVNLGIFPGAGGVQYVTKLAGPAVAKELAMTGDHISAERAADEGIINHVYADDEFEDAVDEFVTDLAGQAPLAIQAIKQSAAMAVQTGLNEGVAYDGQLFAELLQTDDHAEGAAAFGEDRDPEFQGK, encoded by the coding sequence ATGGACGAAGATTTCGACACGGTCATGGTGGAATTCGACGACGAAACCGGCGTGGGAACGGTCACGATGAACCGCCCGGACGCGCTCAACGCGCTCAACGGCCAACTCAGGGACGATATCGTTGCGGGGCTCCGGCGACTCGAGGCCGAAAACGAAGCGGCGGAGGGCGTCGCCTTGCGAGCCGTCGTGCTCGAGGGGGCCGGTGAGAAAGCCTTCTGTGCCGGCGCGGACGTCGGCGGCTTCTCGTCGGATTCGGCCGGGGCGTCCTCCGAGCCGTCCCACTACGAGTTCATCAGGGAGTTTCCGGTGCCCGTGATCGCGAAGATCGACGGCTACTGTCTGGGCGGCGGCCTCGAGACCGCGCTCGCGTGTGACTTCCGGCTGGCGAGCGAGGGCAGCGCCGTCGGCTTTCCGGAAGTCAATCTGGGGATCTTCCCCGGTGCCGGCGGCGTCCAGTACGTCACGAAACTGGCCGGCCCCGCCGTCGCCAAGGAACTGGCGATGACCGGCGACCACATCTCGGCGGAGCGCGCCGCCGACGAGGGGATCATCAACCACGTCTACGCCGATGACGAGTTCGAAGACGCGGTCGACGAGTTCGTCACCGACCTCGCGGGACAGGCACCGCTGGCTATCCAGGCGATCAAACAGTCGGCCGCTATGGCCGTCCAGACGGGGCTGAACGAGGGAGTTGCCTACGACGGACAGCTCTTCGCGGAGCTCCTGCAGACCGACGATCACGCGGAAGGAGCCGCCGCGTTCGGCGAGGATCGAGATCCGGAGTTCCAGGGCAAGTAA
- a CDS encoding 3-hydroxyacyl-CoA dehydrogenase family protein, with protein sequence MAQRSAAVVGGGVMGAGIAQVLARAGYDVRVRELNDELAAEARDRVVSGNYGLEDAVEGGYLSEAEKDAVLERLSFTTDLDAATDGTEFVLEAVTETLAIKGQVFRDLDDATDDQPLYSNTSGFSVTSIANAVSDPSRVAVMHFFNPVPIMSMVEIVQAPETDAAVVERAEELVDELGKTSVTIDDDPGSYGFIANRCHAAMREEAQQIVDEGIATEEQVDTALEEGYNLPVGPFSLRGVGEEW encoded by the coding sequence ATGGCACAGCGATCAGCAGCCGTCGTCGGCGGCGGCGTTATGGGTGCCGGAATTGCACAGGTCCTCGCGCGAGCCGGCTACGACGTCCGCGTTCGCGAACTCAACGACGAGCTGGCCGCGGAGGCCCGCGACCGGGTCGTCTCCGGAAACTACGGCCTCGAGGACGCCGTCGAGGGCGGTTACCTCTCCGAAGCGGAGAAAGACGCGGTGCTCGAGCGGCTGTCGTTCACGACGGATCTCGACGCCGCGACCGACGGCACCGAGTTCGTCCTCGAGGCGGTCACCGAAACCCTCGCGATCAAGGGACAGGTGTTCCGCGACTTGGACGACGCGACCGACGACCAGCCGCTGTACTCGAACACGAGCGGTTTTTCGGTAACCTCGATCGCGAACGCGGTCTCGGATCCCTCCCGCGTCGCGGTGATGCACTTTTTCAACCCGGTCCCGATCATGTCGATGGTCGAAATCGTGCAAGCGCCCGAGACCGACGCGGCGGTCGTCGAGCGCGCCGAAGAACTGGTCGACGAACTCGGGAAGACGAGCGTCACCATCGACGACGATCCGGGCTCCTACGGCTTTATCGCCAACCGGTGTCACGCGGCGATGCGCGAGGAGGCCCAACAGATCGTCGACGAAGGCATCGCGACGGAAGAGCAGGTCGATACGGCGCTCGAGGAAGGGTACAACCTCCCCGTCGGCCCGTTCTCGCTGCGCGGAGTCGGCGAGGAGTGGTGA
- a CDS encoding MFS transporter, with protein sequence MTDDTYSPGEIRTIALAVIAGIFFGGVATGVAFPTLPLLDETLVISAITLSVILSANRIARLFMNTPAGTIIDRVGARKPMIVGLYTQAFAPFGYIVGLHTPPHILGTIPGFGEVSLPGLVFVLSRLFWGIGSAFVFIGAFATITYVTTSNNRGRWVGYMRGGQSLGFPTGLVVGGVLTDIASMQAAFFAAGILALIAGTVATIVLPDVHGGADTESAKLRELPMLLRGRPTVLLIGFGNFTVRFLWGGIILATLARYASFHGLELSVLEAAGISGLVMGVGVLTMGGTTVLTGRVSDMISDRTLLTVPAFLSMTAGFLLIAYVPTIEALFAALVLIGVGMGAAAPAMLAILGDLTPGDELGRMGGVYNVLGDIGLSLGPLIAIPAVDIWFGYRLTYVLCAALVCSCLLIVSVPLLRNPDVTTTAAKAD encoded by the coding sequence ATGACCGACGACACGTATTCGCCCGGCGAAATTAGGACCATCGCTCTCGCGGTCATCGCCGGAATCTTCTTCGGCGGCGTGGCGACCGGCGTCGCGTTCCCAACGCTGCCGCTTCTCGATGAGACCCTGGTGATCAGTGCGATCACGCTCAGCGTGATCCTTTCGGCCAACCGTATCGCGCGGCTGTTCATGAACACGCCGGCCGGGACGATCATCGATCGCGTCGGCGCGCGAAAGCCGATGATCGTCGGACTCTACACGCAGGCGTTCGCACCGTTCGGGTACATCGTCGGATTACACACGCCGCCGCACATCCTCGGAACGATCCCCGGATTCGGTGAGGTATCGCTTCCGGGTCTCGTGTTCGTGTTGTCGCGGCTGTTCTGGGGGATCGGGAGCGCGTTCGTGTTTATCGGCGCGTTCGCGACGATCACGTACGTAACGACGTCGAACAATCGGGGCCGCTGGGTCGGCTACATGCGCGGGGGTCAGTCGCTTGGCTTTCCCACGGGGCTCGTCGTCGGGGGCGTGTTGACCGATATTGCGAGCATGCAGGCGGCCTTTTTCGCCGCCGGGATACTCGCCCTGATCGCCGGTACCGTCGCCACCATCGTCCTGCCGGACGTTCACGGCGGTGCCGACACTGAGTCGGCGAAGTTACGAGAACTCCCGATGCTGCTTCGCGGCCGTCCGACCGTCCTCCTGATCGGCTTCGGGAACTTCACCGTCCGATTTCTGTGGGGCGGCATCATCCTGGCGACGCTCGCACGCTACGCGAGTTTCCACGGGCTCGAACTCTCCGTCCTCGAGGCCGCCGGTATCAGCGGTCTCGTGATGGGGGTCGGTGTCCTCACGATGGGCGGAACGACGGTTCTCACCGGGCGAGTTTCGGATATGATCAGCGACCGGACCCTGCTGACGGTCCCCGCGTTTCTGTCGATGACAGCGGGGTTCTTGCTCATCGCGTACGTTCCGACGATCGAAGCACTGTTCGCCGCGCTCGTGTTGATCGGCGTGGGGATGGGTGCCGCTGCGCCCGCGATGCTCGCAATCCTGGGTGATCTCACGCCGGGGGACGAACTCGGGCGAATGGGCGGCGTCTACAACGTGCTGGGCGATATCGGACTGAGCCTCGGTCCGCTGATCGCGATTCCCGCCGTCGACATCTGGTTCGGCTACCGACTGACCTACGTTCTCTGCGCTGCGCTGGTCTGTAGCTGCCTGCTGATCGTCTCCGTTCCCCTGTTGCGGAACCCCGACGTCACGACAACCGCCGCGAAGGCGGACTGA
- a CDS encoding class I adenylate-forming enzyme family protein: MNLELVPAETLFEPPYDGNVARLLDRSIAEQPEQVAIEHAGETVTYREFDDLVDQYVRGFRGYGLEAGDRVCVYIPNSIDFCAVIWACCRSGIVASPLNPAYRRREIEYQVDHADSKAVVVAGDADEHVTSAITDLEAEVVTTAAESSHESLPTLASDGDGGLAERTDDDILLQPYTSGTTGDPKGVLLTHRNFRVQIANSVSSYSASPVRGDSLIILPMYHITGLLQMLSSLCAGRTLHLLRPDQWDPGRVLELLDEHEIPAFVGVATMFSDLLEAYDADAYDLETLIRAGQGGDKLPRPVQREFEETFDASLSEGYGLTETTAATHTVRWSTLGNRPGSIGQPIGHTRSKIVDDRGEVVDIGEEGELLVAGPQVMKGYYKNPEANEAAFTEDAPASSASGGTEDSSSGRFFRTGDIASRDADNYHYIKGRSKEMILTAGYNVYPREIEDTLYDHSAVLEAAVFGVPDERRGETVAAAVVPRAGVTLSEGDVEEYVLGELAPYKHPRYVEVREELPKTGSGKVRKTVLQAEFREAYVSE, encoded by the coding sequence ATGAACCTCGAACTCGTCCCGGCGGAGACGCTTTTCGAGCCGCCGTACGACGGAAACGTCGCTCGGTTGCTGGACAGATCGATAGCCGAACAGCCGGAGCAGGTTGCGATCGAACACGCCGGTGAGACGGTCACGTACCGGGAGTTCGACGACCTCGTCGACCAGTACGTGCGCGGGTTTCGCGGGTACGGTCTCGAGGCCGGCGACCGCGTCTGCGTCTACATTCCGAACAGCATCGACTTCTGTGCGGTCATCTGGGCGTGCTGTCGAAGCGGCATCGTCGCGAGTCCGCTGAATCCGGCCTATCGACGACGCGAAATCGAGTACCAGGTCGATCACGCCGATTCGAAGGCCGTCGTCGTCGCCGGCGACGCCGACGAACACGTCACGAGCGCGATCACCGACCTCGAGGCCGAGGTCGTCACCACCGCCGCCGAGAGTAGCCACGAGTCGCTTCCCACACTCGCCAGCGATGGCGACGGGGGACTCGCTGAGCGGACGGACGACGACATCCTACTCCAGCCGTACACGTCGGGAACGACCGGCGACCCAAAGGGCGTGCTTCTCACCCACCGCAACTTCCGGGTCCAGATCGCAAACAGCGTCTCGAGTTACAGTGCGAGCCCCGTGAGGGGCGATTCGCTCATCATCCTTCCAATGTACCACATCACCGGGTTGCTTCAGATGCTGTCCTCGCTGTGTGCTGGCCGAACGCTGCACCTGCTGCGGCCCGACCAGTGGGACCCAGGGCGCGTCCTCGAACTGCTCGACGAACACGAGATTCCCGCGTTCGTGGGCGTTGCGACCATGTTCAGTGACTTGCTCGAGGCCTACGACGCCGACGCGTACGACCTCGAGACGTTGATCCGTGCCGGCCAAGGCGGTGACAAACTGCCGAGACCGGTTCAACGGGAGTTCGAGGAAACGTTCGACGCGTCGCTCTCGGAGGGGTACGGACTCACCGAGACGACGGCGGCGACGCACACCGTCCGCTGGTCGACGCTCGGCAATCGACCCGGCAGTATCGGTCAGCCGATCGGCCATACGCGATCGAAAATCGTCGACGACCGGGGCGAGGTAGTCGATATCGGTGAGGAAGGTGAACTCCTCGTCGCCGGCCCGCAGGTGATGAAAGGGTACTACAAGAATCCCGAAGCGAACGAGGCGGCGTTCACCGAGGACGCCCCCGCGAGCAGTGCGAGCGGGGGGACGGAGGACTCGTCTTCCGGGAGGTTCTTCCGGACCGGAGACATCGCCTCCCGCGACGCGGACAACTACCACTACATCAAGGGCCGGTCGAAGGAAATGATCCTCACGGCGGGGTATAACGTCTATCCCCGCGAAATCGAGGATACGCTTTACGACCACTCGGCAGTGCTCGAGGCGGCGGTCTTCGGCGTGCCTGACGAACGACGCGGCGAAACCGTGGCCGCTGCCGTCGTTCCCAGAGCGGGGGTGACGCTCAGCGAGGGCGACGTCGAGGAGTACGTCCTCGGCGAACTCGCACCGTACAAGCATCCGCGGTACGTCGAGGTTCGCGAGGAGCTCCCGAAAACCGGGAGCGGGAAGGTTCGGAAGACGGTGTTACAAGCCGAGTTCCGGGAGGCGTACGTGTCTGAATGA
- a CDS encoding FAS1-like dehydratase domain-containing protein has product MAELEGMIGDSRVTVEGFRIEAGKVEEFARAITDPNPVFRDETVARERGFNDIPAPPTYPRVSRFPRYRPDDLEGYGFDLGFQPEYVLHGEQAYEYERPLQVGDVLTGTTTLVEVFQRDGGRGGTMTFAVYETAYRDESGDLVLTDRATAIETSGAVQDDEDDSSDSSADAEEADTAANGGTVPIAEDVSTVRSIDEVEVGDTGPTVVVKDLERKHFVKYAGASGDFNPIHYDEPYARATGNESVFGQGMFTAGVASRVVTDWFELESIESFGVRFRSQVFPGDSIVGTGEIVDDESDDGRVEVDLEATNQRGETLLTGSATASLTDD; this is encoded by the coding sequence CTGGCCGAACTCGAGGGGATGATCGGCGACTCGCGGGTCACCGTCGAGGGATTTCGGATCGAGGCGGGCAAGGTCGAGGAGTTCGCCCGAGCGATCACCGATCCGAACCCGGTGTTCCGGGACGAAACCGTCGCTCGAGAACGCGGGTTCAATGACATCCCCGCGCCGCCGACGTATCCGCGCGTCAGTCGGTTCCCGCGGTATCGGCCCGACGACCTCGAGGGGTACGGCTTCGACCTCGGGTTTCAGCCCGAGTACGTCCTCCACGGCGAGCAGGCCTACGAGTACGAGCGTCCGCTGCAGGTCGGCGACGTCCTCACGGGCACGACCACGCTGGTCGAGGTCTTCCAGCGCGACGGCGGCCGCGGCGGGACGATGACCTTCGCCGTCTACGAGACGGCATACCGGGACGAGAGCGGTGACCTCGTGCTCACCGACCGTGCGACCGCCATCGAAACGTCCGGTGCCGTCCAGGACGACGAGGACGACAGCAGCGACTCGAGCGCCGACGCCGAGGAGGCAGATACCGCAGCCAACGGGGGGACGGTACCCATCGCCGAGGACGTCTCCACGGTCCGCTCCATCGACGAGGTCGAGGTCGGCGATACCGGACCAACGGTCGTCGTCAAGGACCTCGAGCGAAAGCACTTCGTCAAGTACGCCGGCGCAAGCGGGGACTTCAATCCGATCCACTACGACGAGCCCTACGCCCGCGCCACGGGCAATGAGAGCGTCTTCGGGCAGGGAATGTTCACGGCCGGCGTCGCGTCCCGGGTCGTCACCGACTGGTTCGAACTCGAGTCGATCGAGTCGTTCGGCGTCCGCTTCCGGTCGCAGGTCTTCCCCGGCGATTCGATCGTCGGAACGGGTGAGATCGTCGACGACGAGTCCGACGACGGACGCGTCGAAGTTGACCTCGAGGCGACGAACCAGCGCGGCGAGACGCTGCTCACCGGGTCGGCGACGGCGTCGCTGACCGACGACTGA